One part of the Pirellulales bacterium genome encodes these proteins:
- a CDS encoding BBP7 family outer membrane beta-barrel protein, translated as MLAIVAASARADETTYTALVEADHVHVRSGPGTGYYATEILRHGDRVEVCGHDAGGWCRVRPPAGSFSWVPAEAIALQRDGTARVVRHRTEAGVGSRFDERRDVVQVLLDRDETVELSIEQPPVTPGTEPTWYKITPPAGEFRWIHEQYLRPDATVGHERRSERIPYDTSSRAGDRVALVGYEDELAEPELLDEPRATRLPATMSEERPVSATLDDLELAVAALTAGRPVAKDAGALEAEAREAWRRARTASDRNRAEILVRRTSRLAGQASGVTPIPAEIPLVGSFAAVTQYLVAPVSSPFQNPFRPRAVATSPVSCGTPPTAPMYAAPPAMVGPAYSPPPPMFPYAPPGPRHYLSLDALGWWVQGDHVPALATTSPIGTPQTSAGILGLPTTSVLFGNQTVNTGIRPGGRVQGGIWVDDAQTFAFEGHYYALATASTDYNATSTFGSGSTGTILARPFFNDNPAVNHASSLIVAFPGFMPAPPATIAVNVNGSIKINETSNIQSAGGGGRLSLSQYTSPVRFFLVGGYRFFNVAESLFVASTSSPPTETFLAGSRVMTSDYFATSNVFNGGDIGLGTELRLRRWWFGGETRVAMGNMQETLTVDGATAAIAGPFKAQYVGGLLTQASNIGTFTSNHFAVIPSVDLKLGYQVFPAMRLTVGYNFTWVSRVIRPGAQVDTTVNTSQVAGGTLVGPAHPQNTFSQSSLWLQGVTGGLEFTF; from the coding sequence ATGCTAGCGATCGTTGCGGCTTCGGCGCGGGCCGACGAGACAACGTACACCGCCCTGGTCGAGGCGGATCATGTGCATGTGCGCAGCGGTCCGGGAACCGGGTACTACGCCACCGAAATTCTGCGACATGGCGACCGCGTGGAAGTCTGCGGGCACGACGCCGGTGGCTGGTGCCGCGTGCGGCCGCCGGCTGGCAGCTTCAGTTGGGTGCCCGCCGAAGCGATCGCCTTACAACGCGACGGCACGGCCCGCGTTGTTCGTCATCGGACCGAGGCCGGCGTCGGCAGCCGCTTCGACGAGCGTCGCGATGTCGTTCAGGTGCTACTCGATCGCGATGAGACGGTGGAGCTTTCGATCGAACAACCTCCCGTGACGCCTGGCACGGAACCCACCTGGTACAAAATCACACCTCCGGCGGGCGAGTTTCGCTGGATTCACGAGCAGTATCTGCGACCCGACGCGACCGTCGGCCACGAACGCCGCAGCGAACGCATTCCGTATGATACGTCTTCCCGGGCTGGCGATCGCGTCGCGCTAGTCGGCTACGAGGACGAGTTGGCCGAACCGGAATTACTCGACGAACCACGCGCCACGCGGTTGCCGGCGACGATGAGCGAAGAGCGGCCCGTGTCCGCGACGCTCGACGATTTGGAATTGGCAGTCGCCGCCCTTACAGCCGGCCGGCCGGTCGCCAAGGATGCCGGCGCGCTTGAGGCCGAGGCCCGCGAGGCCTGGCGTCGCGCGCGTACGGCCAGCGATCGCAACCGTGCGGAGATACTTGTCCGCCGCACCAGTCGCCTGGCCGGGCAAGCGAGTGGTGTGACACCGATCCCGGCCGAGATACCGTTAGTAGGAAGCTTTGCCGCCGTAACACAGTATCTGGTGGCACCGGTCAGCAGTCCCTTCCAGAATCCATTTCGGCCGCGCGCGGTGGCCACGTCGCCTGTTTCTTGCGGAACACCGCCGACCGCTCCGATGTACGCCGCTCCACCCGCTATGGTTGGTCCGGCGTATTCGCCTCCGCCCCCCATGTTTCCCTATGCGCCACCAGGGCCGAGACATTACCTCAGCCTCGATGCGTTGGGCTGGTGGGTCCAAGGAGATCACGTTCCGGCGCTGGCTACGACCAGCCCCATTGGCACGCCACAAACGAGTGCTGGCATTTTGGGACTGCCAACAACGAGCGTCTTGTTCGGCAACCAAACGGTCAATACGGGCATCCGGCCCGGCGGGCGCGTGCAAGGAGGGATCTGGGTCGACGACGCCCAGACGTTCGCCTTCGAAGGCCACTATTACGCGCTGGCCACGGCCTCGACGGACTATAACGCGACTTCGACGTTCGGTTCCGGTTCCACGGGCACGATACTGGCGCGACCGTTCTTCAACGACAACCCGGCGGTGAATCATGCCAGTTCGCTGATCGTGGCATTTCCCGGATTCATGCCCGCGCCGCCGGCGACGATCGCCGTTAACGTCAACGGTTCGATCAAAATCAACGAGACCAGCAACATTCAATCGGCCGGCGGCGGCGGCCGACTATCGTTGAGCCAGTACACTTCGCCGGTACGATTCTTTCTTGTAGGCGGCTATCGATTTTTCAACGTGGCCGAATCGTTGTTCGTCGCCAGCACATCGTCCCCTCCGACCGAAACGTTTTTGGCGGGTTCGCGCGTGATGACTTCCGACTACTTTGCCACCAGCAATGTCTTCAACGGTGGCGACATCGGTTTGGGAACGGAGCTGCGCCTGCGCCGCTGGTGGTTCGGCGGCGAGACGCGCGTGGCGATGGGCAATATGCAAGAGACGCTGACCGTCGACGGCGCGACGGCCGCGATTGCTGGCCCGTTCAAGGCGCAATACGTAGGCGGATTGCTGACACAGGCCTCGAACATCGGCACCTTCACGAGCAACCACTTCGCGGTCATTCCGAGCGTCGATCTCAAGCTCGGCTATCAGGTCTTTCCCGCCATGCGGCTGACGGTGGGCTACAACTTCACTTGGGTCTCGCGGGTGATTCGCCCCGGGGCGCAGGTCGATACGACGGTCAACACTTCGCAAGTCGCCGGCGGCACGCTCGTCGGGCCGGCCCATCCTCAGAACACATTCAGCCAGTCGAGCCTTTGGCTGCAGGGAGTGACAGGGGGCCTTGAGTTCACGTTCTGA